In Primulina eburnea isolate SZY01 unplaced genomic scaffold, ASM2296580v1 ctg496_ERROPOS3583385+, whole genome shotgun sequence, a single window of DNA contains:
- the LOC140821260 gene encoding 9-cis-epoxycarotenoid dioxygenase NCED1, chloroplastic-like — translation MANSSTAAASSWVKPQLPTRDLGSCTKGLSFTLANGKQSNTRIKCSLQTPELFFPKEYTQTTKYQKPLIPTFTNQETNVRKANSPSFPSKPQLNFIQKAAAMALDAVESALTARELEHPFPKTADPVVQIAGNFSPVPEQPVKHRLPVTGKIPDSIQGMYVRNGANPLFEPLAGHHFFDGDGMIHGVQFADGTASYSCRFTETQRLIQERDLGRPIFPKAIGELHGHSGIARLLLFYARGMFKLVDHSQGTGVANAGLVYFNNRLLAMSEDDLPYHVRVTPDGDLETVERYNFSGQLKSTMIAHPKLDPVSGEMFALSYDVIQKPYLKYFRFSKDGEKSEDVEIPVSGPTMMHDFAITENFVIVPDQQVVFKMSEMIRGGSPVVYDKDKVSRFGVLDKYAKDSSRMKWVEVPDCFCFHLWNAWEEPETDEIVIIGSCMTPPDSIFNECDERLQSVLSEIRLNLKTGKSTRRPIMSEQDQVNLEAGMVNRNKLGRKTRYAYLAIAEPWPKVSGFAKVDLFTGEVTKFIYGDEKFGGEPLFLPTDPNSEAEDDGYILAFVHNEKAWKSELQIINAMTMKLEASVKLPSRVPYGFHGTFINAKDLANQA, via the coding sequence ATGGCCAATTCAAGTACTGCGGCTGCAAGTTCTTGGGTCAAGCCCCAATTGCCTACAAGGGATTTGGGCTCTTGTACAAAGGGTTTATCATTCACTCTGGCCAATGGAAAACAGAGCAACACCAGAATAAAATGCTCTCTCCAAACTCCAGAACTCTTCTTCCCGAAGGAGTACACACAAACAACAAAATATCAAAAACCTTTAATACCCACCTTTACCAACCAAGAAACCAATGTCAGAAAAGCGAATTCGCCTTCTTTTCCATCGAAGCCGCAGCTGAACTTTATTCAGAAAGCTGCGGCAATGGCTTTGGATGCTGTGGAGAGCGCGCTGACTGCCCGTGAGCTGGAACACCCTTTCCCTAAAACAGCAGACCCTGTAGTCCAGATCGCCGGAAACTTCTCTCCAGTGCCTGAACAGCCTGTTAAACACAGACTTCCGGTCACCGGGAAGATACCTGATTCCATTCAAGGCATGTACGTGAGAAACGGTGCCAATCCTCTGTTTGAGCCACTCGCCGGCCATCACTTTTTCGACGGTGATGGCATGATTCACGGTGTGCAATTTGCTGACGGCACTGCTAGCTACTCCTGCCGATTTACTGAGACTCAGCGGCTAATCCAAGAACGGGATTTGGGCCGCCCTATTTTCCCAAAGGCCATTGGCGAGTTACACGGCCATTCAGGTATAGCAAGATTGCTGCTTTTCTATGCTCGTGGGATGTTTAAGCTGGTTGATCATAGCCAAGGCACCGGCGTTGCAAACGCTGGATTGGTATATTTCAACAACCGTTTATTGGCCATGTCTGAAGATGATTTGCCCTATCACGTGCGCGTGACTCCAGACGGCGACCTCGAAACAGTGGAAAGATACAATTTCAGTGGCCAGCTGAAGTCCACCATGATTGCTCACCCCAAGCTCGACCCTGTTTCTGGTGAGATGTTTGCTCTGAGCTATGATGTTATCCAGAAGCCATATTTGAAGTACTTCAGGTTTTCAAAAGACGGCGAGAAATCAGAGGATGTTGAAATCCCGGTTTCTGGACCGACAATGATGCATGATTTTGCAATCACTGAGAATTTCGTGATCGTGCCGGATCAGCAAGTGGTGTTCAAGATGTCcgaaatgatcagaggaggttCACCGGTGGTGTATGATAAGGATAAAGTTTCTAGGTTCGGTGTCTTAGACAAGTATGCGAAAGATTCTTCCAGGATGAAGTGGGTGGAAGTGCCTGATTGCTTCTGCTTCCATCTCTGGAATGCATGGGAAGAGCCTGAAACAGATGAAATCGTCATAATTGGGTCCTGTATGACTCCCCCAGACTCCATTTTCAACGAATGTGACGAGAGATTACAGAGTGTTTTATCCGAAATCCGGCTCAATCTGAAAACCGGCAAATCAACGAGGAGGCCCATCATGTCAGAACAAGATCAGGTGAATCTAGAAGCAGGGATGGTGAACAGAAACAAGCTCGGAAGGAAAACCCGGTACGCGTATCTAGCCATTGCAGAGCCATGGCCTAAGGTTTCCGGGTTTGCTAAAGTAGACCTCTTCACCGGGGAAGTCACGAAATTCATTTACGGGGATGAGAAATTCGGTGGGGAGCCTCTGTTTCTTCCCACAGATCCAAATTCCGAAGCAGAAGATGATGGCTATATCCTGGCCTTCGTGCACAACGAGAAGGCCTGGAAATCAGAGCTGCAGATAATCAATGCGATGACCATGAAATTGGAGGCCTCAGTTAAACTTCCATCAAGAGTTCCATATGGGTTTCACGGTACCTTCATCAACGCAAAAGACTTGGCAAACCAGGCCTGA